In Aliarcobacter faecis, a genomic segment contains:
- a CDS encoding diguanylate cyclase domain-containing protein produces the protein MNKKNSNYFLKYFDPINIILLLFIIVTALFMYNINQINKKIKNFNLYYNNIIKLKILNNEFNSFITTKATLTNYDSLISKMEATQELIEIINKEEFYRNFGESLKISIETLNGQWEKKVENIERFKSVNASIVGSINYILSLSSNVKKDYMLYNVDDILTIDDAINSIFKLFVNDKNIDEKSIKDEITELENLSLKYGVKDIDFLTKRVNSLLRDLKKINKIEEDYLSFDLKIVLDSLEKELDETNQKNIKNQQSLTFLLFSSSTILLLIFIYVYVKSLRTKDELIAFRYAVENSYNAIVLTDKNRLIKYVNEAFEKSTGYTKKEAIGQNPRILKSGKLPREFYDNMNEILNRKEKWTGDFINKNKDGEIYYENASITPIIIDNDLKGYLAIKLNISDYVKEKQKVEFLAYHDSLTLLLNRRALQRDIVEILKESNKYNKKFAILFIDLDGFKFINDGLGHDIGDIILKEIAYRFSNTLSQEDKAYRLGGDEFAIIIKYNDEKKIEESAKNLIDKVNEKIVINKHSLHLGCSIGISKYPADGEDYSTLMKHSDTAMYKAKQNGKNRYEFYTKDLSNIVSKRFEIEQALSIGLNNDEFYVVY, from the coding sequence ATGAACAAAAAAAACAGTAACTATTTTCTAAAATATTTTGATCCTATAAATATAATTTTACTTTTATTCATAATAGTAACTGCTCTTTTTATGTACAATATAAATCAAATAAATAAAAAGATAAAGAATTTTAATCTTTACTACAACAATATAATAAAGTTAAAAATCCTAAATAATGAATTTAATAGCTTTATAACTACAAAAGCAACTCTTACAAATTATGATTCTCTTATTTCTAAAATGGAAGCTACTCAAGAGCTAATAGAGATTATAAATAAAGAGGAGTTCTATAGAAACTTTGGAGAAAGTTTAAAAATATCTATTGAAACTTTAAATGGACAATGGGAAAAGAAGGTTGAAAATATAGAGAGATTTAAATCTGTAAATGCATCTATTGTTGGTTCTATTAATTATATTTTATCATTAAGTTCAAATGTAAAAAAAGATTATATGCTTTATAATGTAGATGATATCTTAACTATTGATGATGCTATTAATTCTATATTTAAACTTTTTGTAAATGATAAAAATATTGATGAAAAATCTATAAAAGATGAAATTACAGAATTAGAGAATTTATCTTTAAAATATGGTGTAAAAGATATAGATTTTTTAACAAAAAGAGTAAACTCTTTATTAAGAGATTTGAAAAAAATAAATAAAATTGAAGAGGATTATCTTAGTTTTGACCTTAAGATTGTTTTAGATTCACTTGAGAAAGAATTAGATGAAACAAATCAAAAAAATATCAAAAATCAGCAGAGTTTAACATTTTTATTATTCTCATCTTCAACAATTTTACTTTTAATATTTATATATGTGTATGTGAAATCTTTAAGAACAAAAGATGAGCTAATAGCATTTAGATATGCGGTTGAAAATAGTTATAATGCAATAGTTTTAACAGATAAAAATAGATTAATAAAGTATGTAAATGAAGCTTTTGAAAAATCTACAGGATACACAAAAAAAGAGGCAATTGGACAAAATCCAAGAATCTTAAAATCTGGAAAACTTCCAAGAGAGTTTTATGATAATATGAATGAAATTTTAAATAGAAAAGAGAAGTGGACGGGAGATTTTATAAATAAAAATAAAGATGGTGAGATATATTATGAAAATGCCTCAATAACACCGATTATTATTGATAATGATTTGAAGGGCTACTTAGCAATAAAACTTAATATTTCTGATTATGTAAAAGAGAAGCAAAAAGTTGAATTTCTTGCATACCATGATAGTTTAACTCTCTTACTAAATAGAAGAGCTCTTCAAAGAGATATAGTGGAAATTTTAAAAGAGAGTAACAAATATAATAAAAAATTTGCAATATTATTTATAGATTTAGATGGATTCAAATTTATAAATGATGGATTAGGGCATGATATAGGAGATATTATATTAAAAGAGATTGCATATAGATTTTCAAATACTTTATCGCAAGAGGATAAAGCCTATAGATTAGGTGGTGATGAGTTTGCAATTATTATTAAATATAATGATGAAAAAAAGATAGAAGAGAGCGCAAAAAATCTAATTGATAAAGTAAATGAAAAAATAGTTATAAATAAACACTCTTTACATTTGGGATGTAGTATTGGAATTTCAAAATATCCTGCTGATGGAGAAGATTACTCAACTTTAATGAAACATTCTGATACAGCTATGTATAAAGCAAAACAAAATGGTAAAAATAGGTATGAATTTTATACAAAAGATTTGTCAAATATTGTTAGTAAAAGATTTGAGATAGAACAAGCTTTAAGTATTGGTTTAAATAATGATGAATTTTATGTAGTTTATTAA
- a CDS encoding cytochrome-c peroxidase, with translation MKRIIFLFSFILGFLNAIEVITPIPLNVNIDVKKADLGKELFFDVRLSKDDTISCHSCHLLNQGGVDNKKLSVGVEGKLSIINTPTVFNSSFSFTQFWNGRSKTLHEQVFGPISDPNEMAMSFEELEIKLRKTDYLKKFFSIYKDGITINNIADAIVEYEKTLITPNSPFDKYLRGDETAISDKAKRGYQIFKEQGCIACHHGRNVGGNLYAKFGVVSEVETKSKGRFEVTKNEEDLYYFKVPSLRNIELTYPYLHDGRFETLEDTVKFMANYQLGKSLNKEQISDIISFLVSLTGELYNYEQKKQ, from the coding sequence ATGAAAAGAATAATATTTTTGTTTTCATTTATTTTGGGTTTTTTAAATGCTATAGAAGTAATCACACCCATACCTTTAAATGTAAATATTGATGTAAAAAAAGCAGATTTAGGGAAAGAGTTATTCTTTGATGTAAGACTTTCTAAAGATGATACAATCTCTTGCCACTCTTGCCATTTATTAAATCAAGGTGGAGTTGATAATAAAAAATTATCAGTTGGAGTTGAAGGGAAATTAAGTATTATAAATACTCCAACTGTTTTTAATTCTAGTTTTAGTTTTACACAATTTTGGAATGGTAGATCAAAAACCTTGCATGAACAAGTTTTTGGACCAATTAGTGATCCAAATGAGATGGCAATGAGTTTTGAAGAGTTAGAAATTAAACTTAGAAAAACAGATTATTTAAAGAAATTTTTCTCTATTTATAAAGATGGGATTACAATTAATAATATTGCTGATGCAATAGTAGAGTATGAGAAAACTCTTATAACTCCAAACTCACCTTTTGATAAATATTTAAGAGGTGATGAAACTGCTATTTCAGATAAAGCAAAGAGAGGTTATCAAATATTTAAGGAGCAAGGTTGCATTGCATGTCATCATGGAAGAAATGTAGGTGGAAATTTGTATGCAAAATTTGGAGTTGTAAGTGAAGTTGAAACAAAATCTAAAGGAAGATTTGAAGTTACAAAAAATGAAGAAGATTTGTACTATTTTAAAGTTCCAAGTCTTAGAAATATAGAATTAACATATCCATATTTGCATGATGGAAGATTTGAGACTTTGGAAGATACTGTTAAATTTATGGCTAATTATCAGTTAGGAAAATCATTAAATAAAGAACAAATAAGTGATATTATAAGTTTTCTAGTGAGTTTAACAGGAGAGTTATATAATTATGAACAAAAAAAACAGTAA
- a CDS encoding alpha/beta fold hydrolase: protein MIRAFFILFCSLIFSSCSSKVPTLESRIETVFSYAKKENLIDEIVNTTNFDLFSLQNKNSSCKNLNIYLEGDGLSFLNKNSISSNPTPVNSTILKLMSIDKSSCKVYIARPCQYYMSSSCNSSFWTNRRFSNEVIDSFNEALEHLKLKYKNSTFNLIGHSGGGAVATILASKRDDINYLVTVAGNLDIKKWVELKNLSPLLGSLNPKDFTSKLENQKQYHLIGTNDEVLPKELFFSYLNSFKNKEFIEYKIIEANHNCCYESEFKKINNLEK from the coding sequence ATGATAAGAGCTTTTTTTATACTCTTTTGTAGTTTAATATTTAGTTCTTGCTCTTCAAAAGTTCCTACTTTAGAATCTAGGATAGAAACAGTTTTTTCATATGCAAAAAAAGAAAATTTAATAGATGAAATTGTAAATACTACTAATTTTGATCTTTTTTCTCTACAGAATAAAAATAGTTCTTGTAAAAATTTAAATATTTATCTTGAAGGTGATGGTTTATCTTTTTTAAATAAAAATAGTATCTCTTCAAATCCAACACCTGTAAACTCTACTATTTTAAAATTAATGAGTATTGATAAAAGCTCTTGTAAAGTCTATATTGCAAGACCTTGCCAATATTATATGAGTTCTTCTTGTAATAGTTCTTTTTGGACAAATAGAAGATTTTCAAATGAAGTTATAGATAGTTTTAATGAAGCTTTAGAGCATTTAAAACTAAAATATAAAAATAGTACTTTTAATTTGATTGGTCATTCAGGTGGTGGGGCAGTTGCTACGATTTTAGCTTCAAAAAGAGATGATATTAATTATTTAGTAACAGTTGCAGGAAATTTGGATATAAAAAAATGGGTAGAGTTAAAAAATTTAAGTCCACTTTTGGGTTCATTAAATCCAAAAGATTTTACTAGTAAATTAGAAAATCAAAAACAGTATCACTTAATAGGAACTAATGATGAAGTTTTACCAAAAGAGCTTTTTTTTTCATATCTAAATAGTTTTAAAAATAAAGAGTTTATAGAATATAAAATTATTGAAGCAAATCATAATTGTTGTTATGAAAGTGAATTTAAGAAAATAAATAATTTAGAGAAATAA
- a CDS encoding peptidylprolyl isomerase, protein MFKKLIFSFSILISQLVADEIGSFTAMKYKADFKKQEHQTQQSIVNEYSRLKKLAKTVEATSLKDDPDFEVSKNMLLIDIWSKKFLQSYNPTEEELKKLYIEQKPTVVAKYELRNILVNYEKNADMIVEKLNQIENPKERKESFIKYVKSVSNDNVSKNNQGLSPLTDENRLNPQIKEALIDKKEGDIIKVNIKDLGTQIIFIEKYIPQKEASFEESKDALIELAKKIALNKQIELLSK, encoded by the coding sequence ATGTTTAAAAAATTAATATTTAGTTTTTCTATTTTAATAAGTCAATTAGTAGCAGATGAAATAGGTTCATTTACAGCTATGAAATATAAAGCAGATTTTAAAAAGCAAGAACATCAAACTCAACAATCAATAGTAAATGAGTATTCAAGATTGAAAAAACTTGCAAAAACAGTTGAAGCTACAAGTTTAAAAGATGATCCAGATTTTGAAGTTTCAAAAAATATGCTTTTAATAGATATTTGGTCAAAAAAATTTTTACAAAGTTATAATCCTACAGAAGAAGAGTTAAAGAAACTTTATATAGAACAAAAACCAACTGTTGTAGCAAAATATGAGCTTAGAAATATTTTAGTAAATTATGAAAAAAATGCAGATATGATAGTTGAAAAACTAAATCAAATAGAAAATCCTAAAGAGAGAAAAGAGAGTTTTATAAAATATGTAAAATCTGTTTCTAATGATAATGTATCAAAAAACAATCAAGGACTTTCTCCTCTTACTGATGAAAATAGATTAAATCCCCAAATAAAAGAGGCATTAATTGATAAAAAAGAGGGGGATATAATAAAGGTTAATATAAAAGATTTAGGAACACAAATAATTTTTATAGAAAAATATATCCCACAAAAAGAGGCTAGTTTTGAAGAGTCAAAAGATGCTTTAATAGAATTAGCAAAAAAGATTGCTTTAAATAAACAAATAGAGCTTTTATCAAAATGA